A single region of the Plantactinospora soyae genome encodes:
- a CDS encoding RNA polymerase subunit sigma-70, with the protein MEGLLTMTDARPLGADEASFIAVVRSGDTARFALITERHRRELQVHCYRMLANYEDAQDMTQETFLRAWNKRESFKGHAALRTWLYRIATNVCLDFLEKRNDRTPVPSGLPDSGSEVLYLQPYPDRMLPEDPQESVVARETIELAFIVAVQHLPPRQRAVFILRDVVGWPASKAADALDLTIASLTSALQRARVTMREQLPDRRLDWRSPAAHELSNDERGVVKSYIDAHERNDLDGLMSLLRDDLRFVMLPEAGTSVITAKDAVDGWVSGGLFQPGYDDWRCIATTVNRMPAAALYLRTPDDPEYRLFNIAVLHIVDGKIAELTGFDATDKPWLDLPPKL; encoded by the coding sequence GTGGAAGGATTGCTGACCATGACCGACGCTAGACCGCTGGGCGCTGACGAGGCCTCGTTCATCGCGGTGGTTCGCTCAGGCGATACGGCGCGGTTTGCGCTCATCACGGAGCGCCACCGGCGTGAGCTGCAGGTGCACTGCTACCGGATGCTTGCGAACTACGAGGACGCCCAGGACATGACGCAGGAGACGTTCCTGCGAGCGTGGAACAAGCGGGAGTCGTTCAAGGGCCACGCTGCGCTGCGGACCTGGCTGTACCGGATCGCGACGAACGTCTGCCTTGACTTCCTGGAGAAGCGCAATGACCGCACACCCGTACCGTCCGGGCTGCCGGACTCCGGCTCCGAGGTGCTGTACCTGCAGCCGTACCCCGACCGGATGCTCCCCGAGGACCCGCAGGAATCTGTGGTGGCGCGGGAGACGATCGAGCTGGCGTTCATCGTCGCCGTCCAGCACCTGCCGCCGCGGCAGCGGGCGGTGTTCATCCTGCGCGACGTCGTCGGCTGGCCGGCGTCGAAGGCCGCCGACGCCCTCGATCTGACCATCGCATCGTTGACCAGCGCGCTGCAGCGGGCGCGCGTGACGATGCGCGAGCAGCTGCCCGACCGCCGCCTCGACTGGCGGAGCCCCGCCGCCCACGAGCTGTCGAATGACGAGCGCGGCGTGGTGAAGTCATACATCGACGCCCATGAGCGCAACGACCTCGACGGGCTGATGTCCCTGCTCCGCGACGACCTGCGCTTCGTGATGCTGCCCGAGGCGGGCACCTCGGTCATCACGGCCAAGGACGCGGTGGACGGCTGGGTCTCCGGTGGGCTCTTCCAGCCCGGCTACGACGACTGGCGCTGTATCGCCACGACGGTCAACCGCATGCCCGCCGCCGCGCTCTATCTCCGCACCCCTGACGACCCGGAGTACCGGTTGTTCAACATCGCGGTCCTGCACATCGTCGACGGGAAGATCGCCGAGCTCACCGGATTCGACGCCACCGACAAACCATGGCTGGACCTGCCCCCAAAACTGTGA
- a CDS encoding DUF3105 domain-containing protein, protein MSISTSGGEQRRPSVVSTGKKAPAGGKPAEDGKAAGTKPAEGKAAGAKPAGTAAKTNPAGRVPANRPGGGGGKKPQQRRPVTPVRVSQGRSWGSIGLFVAVGVVTAAIIGYGAYAVIQNGKSWEDKASAIDGITNFRESDPSVVDPFPGKQSHEPGPLTYKITPPVGSSHNNAWQNCMGDVYDAPIANEHAVHSLEHGAVWVTYKSDLPADQVEQLAAKVRGNEFMLMSPVQNLDRPISLQAWGYQLKLDTAGDGRIDDFIGALRQNASMEPGAPCSGGITATGTAPRDNVQGDQPQAPVGG, encoded by the coding sequence ATGAGCATCAGCACCTCGGGCGGCGAACAGCGCCGTCCGTCCGTGGTCAGCACCGGCAAGAAGGCGCCGGCCGGCGGCAAACCCGCCGAGGACGGCAAGGCGGCCGGGACCAAGCCCGCTGAGGGTAAAGCGGCCGGGGCCAAGCCCGCGGGGACGGCCGCGAAGACCAACCCGGCCGGCCGGGTGCCGGCCAACCGGCCCGGCGGCGGAGGTGGCAAGAAGCCGCAGCAGCGCCGGCCGGTCACTCCGGTCCGGGTCAGCCAGGGCCGCTCGTGGGGCTCGATCGGTCTCTTCGTCGCCGTCGGTGTGGTCACCGCCGCGATCATCGGGTACGGCGCCTACGCGGTGATCCAGAACGGCAAGAGCTGGGAGGACAAGGCCTCCGCCATCGACGGCATCACCAACTTCCGCGAGAGCGACCCCTCGGTGGTGGATCCGTTCCCCGGCAAGCAGTCGCACGAGCCCGGTCCCCTGACCTACAAGATCACCCCGCCGGTCGGCAGCAGCCACAACAACGCCTGGCAGAACTGCATGGGCGACGTCTACGACGCCCCGATCGCCAACGAGCACGCGGTGCACAGTCTGGAGCACGGCGCGGTCTGGGTCACCTACAAGTCGGATCTGCCCGCCGACCAGGTGGAGCAGTTGGCCGCCAAGGTCCGTGGCAACGAGTTCATGCTCATGAGCCCGGTACAGAACCTGGACCGGCCGATCTCGCTCCAGGCCTGGGGCTACCAGCTCAAGCTGGACACCGCCGGCGACGGCCGGATCGACGACTTCATCGGGGCGCTGCGGCAGAACGCCTCGATGGAGCCCGGCGCACCCTGCTCCGGCGGCATCACCGCCACCGGCACCGCCCCGCGGGACAACGTGCAGGGCGACCAGCCGCAGGCCCCGGTGGGCGGCTGA
- a CDS encoding winged helix-turn-helix domain-containing protein → MAVALRDGRRSVTSWCRRHTIGGDGAVAAVRRGQRSGEARVLSRDQELDLIETIRGCYPDQLGLDDALWTRQSVAILAQRRYGLRLEDGDVSGYLRAWGLGPREPTDRACGLCVDAVVDWLERQYPSVVRSAQEHGAELCWIGRTRLHGVVPAADVLSAVSVRGRMRFIVATPNVDPALPRDFLLRLSGPDGRAVQIVVDGSWTRAEWPRKLPPRIVLHALPSCGRNG, encoded by the coding sequence ATGGCGGTTGCTCTTCGGGACGGACGTCGGTCGGTCACCAGTTGGTGCCGTCGGCACACCATCGGCGGCGACGGTGCGGTGGCGGCCGTACGTCGCGGACAACGGTCGGGCGAGGCACGAGTCCTCAGCCGGGACCAGGAACTCGACCTGATCGAGACGATCCGCGGTTGCTATCCGGACCAACTCGGGCTGGACGACGCACTCTGGACCCGACAGAGCGTCGCCATCCTCGCCCAGCGCCGGTACGGCCTGCGCCTCGAGGACGGCGACGTCAGCGGCTACCTGCGGGCCTGGGGCCTCGGCCCGCGTGAACCCACCGACCGGGCCTGCGGCCTCTGCGTCGACGCCGTGGTCGACTGGCTGGAACGCCAGTACCCGTCGGTCGTACGCTCCGCCCAGGAGCACGGGGCGGAACTGTGCTGGATCGGCCGGACCCGGCTGCACGGGGTGGTACCGGCCGCCGACGTCCTCTCCGCCGTCTCCGTACGCGGCCGGATGCGGTTCATCGTCGCCACCCCGAACGTCGACCCGGCACTCCCCCGGGACTTCCTGCTCCGGCTCAGTGGCCCGGACGGCCGCGCCGTACAGATCGTGGTCGACGGCTCCTGGACCCGGGCCGAGTGGCCTCGGAAACTCCCCCCGCGCATCGTGCTGCACGCCCTGCCGAGCTGCGGCCGGAACGGGTAG
- a CDS encoding DUF305 domain-containing protein: protein MTIGSGALATAGAPADGTIERGPGRRGVGTAALALAILLGLLLGFASGLLAPGLFRPGDGSPEAGFARDMSSHHAQAVEMSILAHEKSTDPDVRTLSADIALTQQAQIGTMQAWLKTWKLNPTGSQPRMAWMPDAAGAVKNGLMPGMATDAQRAELRAATGRDFDVLFLRLMLDHHLGGIHMAEGILDLSDDAQVTALAKSMVAGQKKEIELIQSLLGRFGAR, encoded by the coding sequence TTGACCATCGGGTCGGGGGCGCTGGCGACCGCCGGCGCCCCGGCGGACGGGACCATCGAGCGCGGTCCGGGCCGGCGTGGCGTCGGCACGGCCGCGCTGGCGCTCGCGATCCTGCTGGGACTGCTGCTCGGCTTCGCCAGCGGCCTGCTCGCCCCGGGCCTGTTCCGGCCCGGTGACGGCTCGCCGGAGGCCGGGTTCGCCCGGGACATGTCGTCGCACCACGCCCAGGCCGTGGAGATGTCGATCCTGGCCCACGAGAAGTCCACCGATCCGGACGTAAGGACCCTGTCCGCCGACATCGCCCTCACCCAGCAGGCCCAGATCGGCACGATGCAGGCCTGGCTAAAGACCTGGAAACTGAACCCGACCGGCAGCCAACCGCGAATGGCCTGGATGCCGGACGCCGCCGGGGCGGTGAAGAACGGGCTGATGCCGGGAATGGCCACCGACGCCCAGCGGGCCGAGCTGCGCGCCGCCACCGGGCGCGACTTCGACGTCCTCTTCCTGCGGCTGATGCTCGACCATCACCTCGGCGGCATCCACATGGCCGAGGGCATCCTCGATCTCTCCGACGACGCGCAGGTGACCGCGCTGGCCAAGTCGATGGTCGCCGGGCAGAAGAAGGAGATCGAGTTGATCCAGTCCCTGCTCGGCAGGTTCGGGGCCCGGTAG